The Triplophysa rosa linkage group LG25, Trosa_1v2, whole genome shotgun sequence genome window below encodes:
- the gtpbp2b gene encoding GTP-binding protein 2b yields the protein MDVQVTERCSINSAPKTNSPQNAAENAPKKKKSRRGKRGKRRRGKKANEPPPFLPPEAEEGNIEYKLKLVNPTQYRFEHLATQLKWRLQEGRGEAVYQIGVEDNGLLVGLTEEDMKTSLKTLRRMAERVGADITLLREREVECDRARRKIAEVLVRKVPDDQQFLDLRVAVLGNVDSGKSTLLGVLTQGELDNGRGRARLNLFRHLHEIQTGRTSSISFEILGFNSKGEVVNYSDSRTAEEICESSSKMITFIDLAGHYKYLKTTIFGLTSYCPDFAMLVVGANTGIAGTTREHLGLAMALKVPIFIVVSKVDLCAKSTVEKTVRQLERVLKQPGCNKVPMVVANPDDAVTAAQQFAQSSSITPIFTLSSVSGENLDLLKVFFNILPPLSNSKEQEELMQQLTEFQVDEIYSVPDVGTVVGGTLYSGVCREGDRLVVGPTDDGKFLRLKVCSIHRNRSGCRVLRAGQAATLALGNFDRSLLRKGMVMVSPKMNPTICWQFEAAIVLLFHAKTFRRGFQVTVHVGNVRQTATVECLLGKEELRTGERAVVSFRFLKHPEYLRVGAKLLFREGVTKGIGHVTHLLPSTQNQVPDQNRNQNHS from the exons ATGGATGTGCAGGTTACAGAGCGCTGCAGCATCAACTCTGCGCCAAAAACAAACAGCCCGCAGAATGCAGCAGAAAATGCACCAAAGAAGAAGAAATCTCGAAGGGGCAAGAGAGGGAAACGACGGAGGGGCAAGAAGGCAAACGAGCCTCCGCCGTTTTTACCACCGGAG GCTGAAGAGGGAAACATTGAATACAAG CTGAAGCTGGTTAACCCCACACAGTATCGGTTCGAGCATCTGGCCACACAGTTGAAATGGCGACTCCAGGAGGGCCGTGGGGAGGCTGTGTATCAGATCGGGGTGGAGGATAATGGTCTGCTGGTTGGACTGACAGAAGAAGATATGAAAACATCATTGAAGACCCTTCGCAGGATGGCTGAGAG GGTGGGAGCTGATATCACACTTCTGAGAGAGAGGGAAGTCGAGTGTGATCGGGCTCGACGAAAAATCGCAGAAGTTCTGGTGCGGAAAGTTCCAGATGACCAACAG ttcCTGGATCTTCGTGTGGCTGTTCTGGGTAACGTGGACTCAGGAAAGTCGACTCTGCTGGGCGTGTTGACTCAGGGAGAGCTTGATAACGGGCGAGGCAGGGCGAGACTTAACCTCTTCAGACACTTGCATGAGATTCAAACCGGACGGACGTCCAGCATCAGTTTCGAGATCCTTGGCTTCAACAGCAAAGGAGAG GTTGTTAACTACAGCGATTCCCGTACAGCAGAGGAAATATGTGAAAGCTCTTCTAAGATGATCACATTTATCGATCTGGCCGGTCATTACAAGTACCTGAAAACCACCATATTTGGCCTTACAAGTTACTGCCCGGACTTTGCCATGCTGGTTGTAGGGGCCAACACAGGCATTG CCGGCACAACACGGGAGCACCTGGGTTTGGCCATGGCCCTAAAAGTGCCCATATTCATTGTAGTGAGTAAGGTGGACCTGTGTGCCAAAAGCACCGTGGAGAAAACCGTCCGTCAGCTGGAGAGAGTTCTCAAACAGCCCGGCTGCAACAAGGTCCCAATGGTGGTGGCCAACCCTGATGATGCGGTGACCGCCGCACAGCAGTTCGCACAATCATCCAG TATTACGCCCATCTTCACCCTCTCCAGTGTATCTGGAGAGAATCTGGATCTTCTGAAGGTCTTTTTCAACATATTGCCTCCTCTAAGCAACAGCAAGGAGCAAGAGGAACTCATGCAGCAGCTGACAGAATTCCag GTGGATGAGATTTACAGTGTTCCTGATGTGGGGACTGTAGTTGGTGGGACACTATACAG CGGCGTATGTCGTGAAGGAGATCGGTTAGTTGTGGGCCCTACGGACGATGGGAAGTTCTTGAGGTTGAAGGTGTGCAGCATTCACAGAAATCGCTCTGGATGCCGCGTGCTGAGAGCCGGACAGGCGGCTACGCTTGCGCTGGGAAACTTCGATCGCTCATTACTACGAAAG GGCATGGTAATGGTGAGTCCTAAGATGAACCCTACCATCTGCTGGCAGTTTGAAGCCGCCATCGTCCTCCTGTTTCATGCCAAGACGTTCCGCCGTGGTTTCCAGGTCACGGTGCACGTGGGGAATGTGAGGCAGACCGCCACGGTGGAGTGCCTGCTTGGCAAG GAGGAGCTGCGGACAGGAGAAAGAGCCGTAGTGTCTTTCCGATTCTTAAAGCACCCCGAGTATCTGCGCGTAGGAGCCAAGCTGCTCTTTAGAGAGGGTGTCACCAAAGGCATTGGACACGTGACGCACCTTCTGCCGTCCACTCAGAACCAAGTGCCTGACCAGAACCGCAACCAGAACCACAGTTAG
- the tp53bp2b gene encoding apoptosis-stimulating of p53 protein 2b, whose amino-acid sequence MMPMFLTVYLSNSDQHFTELPITPETLCRDVVDMCKEPGEVDCYLAEMWRGSERVIGDSERIIEVLQRWGQQRAEVRFFLRHDRAPGHDTGGHRAPEPPVKRNAVKGIMDRHMENGMVPPRVDITLSELQEMASRQQQQINAQQQLLASKEQRLRFLKMQDQRQQQQQASEQEKLKLLRENAENQEAKLRRVRALKGQVEQKRISNSKLVEEIEQMNGLFQQKQRELVVAVSRVEELSRQLEILRSGKMDVAHEVGPSSTGELERLYKELQLRNKLNQEQSAKLQHQRENLNKRNLEMAAMDKRVAELKDRLWKKKAALQQKENLPLPSESQISQPTALSRVAAVGPYIQTTPAPPVPPRQEILVKPAYPDVATTVPKPPPKPTTGIGILTSKMSKDSELFSSTETNRSAHGHSSTLPRMTSHASQEKDPQADLRPPPLPLRKNQSSEDLLRDAQSAEKPFGKVPPPVPSKPKPALSGQSTLNKPPYSTGTFPGKGKSANQKPPMPLPSQNQTLPAPLPSKPDTLPAATVRPFTSEAGKETSTPATLRKPQTVAASSIYSMYTQQSALGKGYQGQSTLTRSQPRLYGKPVIPSSGGQQSYPQDSSHTEKLGGLDNDQVDLGPSAAPSTSSREIQETERVPRPLSPTKLLPFLSNSHRLQSDVDLEALRKRLHHAPRPLKKRSSITEPEGPSGPNIQKLLYQKTTLAAMETTAITPAGFLQVEAEDGNRKAEDGTVPQEGPCDARIPECEKEDEDQIPPLLPPRSPIPDDSSSGLFPPPSLIEEQEVYGPAAPEPYIEEYPPYPPPPYPNITEQEEESVDMKAPEVTGQVTLPLGKRTNLRKTGSERIDHGMRVRFNPLALLLDSSLEGEYDLVQRIIYDVDDPSMPNDEGITALHNAVCAGHTEIVKFLVQFGVNMNAADSDGWTPLHCAASCNNVQVCKFLVESGAAIYAMTYSDLQTAADKCEEMEEGYAQCSQFLYGVQEKMGIMNRGVVYALWKYDAESPDELSFKEGDCLTVLRREDDEETEWWWARCADNEGYIPRNLLGLYPRIKPRQRSLA is encoded by the exons GAGGTCACCGAGCTCCAGAGCCTCCTGTCAAAAGAAATGCGGTGAAGGGGATAATGGACAGACACATGGAGAATGGA ATGGTTCCTCCTCGTGTGGACATCACCCTGAGTGAGCTGCAGGAGATGGCGTCACGGCAACAGCAGCAGATCAACGCCCAACAACAGCTACTGGCATCTAAG GAGCAGCGACTGCGTTTCCTGAAGATGCAGGACCAGaggcaacagcagcagcaggcgTCCGAGCAGGAGAAGCTAAAGCTGCTGCGGGAGAACGCTGAGAACCAGGAGGCCAAACTGCGCAGGGTTCGAGCTCTTAAAGGACAAGTGGAGCAGAAACGCATCAGCAACAGTAAACTAG TGGAGGAGATAGAGCAGATGAACGGCCTGTTCCAGCAGAAACAGCGGGAGCTGGTGGTGGCCGTCAGCAGGGTGGAGGAGTTGAGTCGACAGTTAGAGATATTACGAAGCGGCAAAATGGACGTCGCTCACGAAGTCGGGCCGAGCTCAACGGGAGAACTGGAGAGGCTCTACAAAGAACTTCAG CTGAGAAATAAGTTGAACCAGGAGCAAAGTGCCAAACTCCAGCACCAGAGAGAGAATCTAAACAAGAGGAACCTCGAGATGGCTGCCATGGACAAAAGAGTGGCTGAACTGAAAGATCGACTGTGGAAGAAGAAAGCTGCTCTCCAACAGAAAGAGAACTTGCCT CTGCCCTCTGAAAGCCAGATCTCTCAGCCCACTGCCCTGTCCCGGGTTGCCGCCGTTGGGCCGTATATTCAGACCACCCCAGCCCCTCCGGTTCCTCCCCGACAAGAGATCCTAGTGAAGCCTGCTTACCCCGACGTCGCAACTACTGTGCCCAAACCTCCCCCCAAACCAACCACAG GTATTGGTATCCTGACAAGTAAGATGTCCAAAGATTCAGAGTTGTTCTCCAGTACAGAAACCAACCGCAGTGCCCATGGCCACTCCTCCACCCTTCCCCGTATGACCAGCCACGCTTCCCAGGAGAAAG ATCCTCAGGCAGATTTGAGACCGCCGCCGTTGCCCTTACGAAAGAACCAGAGTAGCGAGGACCTCTTGAGGGATGCCCAG TCTGCAGAGAAACCATTTGGCAAGGTTCCTCCACCTGTTCCTAGCAAACCCAAACCTGCTTTATCAGGCCAGTCCACTTTAAACAAACCTCCATACAGCACAGGCACCTTCCCCGGCAAAGGcaaatcagccaatcagaaacctCCAATGCCCCTTCCATCCCAAAACCAAACCTTACCCGCACCTCTGCCCTCCAAACCGGACACCTTACCCGCCGCGACGGTACGTCCTTTCACATCAGAGGCGGGGAAAGAGACATCCACCCCCGCCACGCTCCGCAAGCCCCAGACTGTAGCAGCGAGCTCTATCTATTCAATGTACACCCAGCAAAGCGCTCTTGGGAAGGGTTACCAAGGTCAAAGCACGCTGACCCGATCACAACCTCGAC TGTACGGTAAACCAGTCATCCCATCCAGTGGGGGGCAGCAGTCTTATCCTCAGGACAGCAGTCATACTGAGAAACTTGGAGGCTTAGATAATGATCAGGTGGACCTGGGGCCCAGTGCGGCCCCTTCAACCTCCTCCCGCGAGATCCAGGAGACAGAACGCGTTCCTCGCCCCCTCAGTCCGACCAAACTGCTGCCGTTCCTCTCGAACTCCCATCGGCTCCAGAGCGATGTCGATTTGGAGGCTTTGCGGAAGAGACTGCACCACGCGCCCAGGCCCCTGAAAAAACGCAGTTCTATAACCGAACCCGAGGGTCCGAGCGGACCCAACATCCAGAAGCTCCTCTACCAGAAGACCACACTGGCGGCCATGGAGACCACCGCCATCACCCCAGCGGGCTTCCTGCAGGTGGAGGCTGAGGATGGCAACAGAAAGGCTGAGGATGGTACCGTACCCCAGGAAGGACCCTGTGACGCGAGGATACCGGAGTGTGAGAAAGAGGATGAAGATCAGATCCCTCCACTCCTTCCACCTCGATCTCCCATTCCGGATGATAGCAGCTCTGGATTGTTCCCTCCGCCATCACTTATAGAAGAACAGGAAGTTTACGGCCCGGCCGCTCCAGAACCTTATATTGAGGAGTACCCACCTTACCCCCCACCTCCATATCCCAATATAACAGAGCAAGAGGAGGAGAGTGTTGATATGAAGGCTCCAGAGGTCACTGGACAGGTCACGCTTCCACTG GGCAAAAGAACAAACTTGCGCAAGACGGGCTCAGAGCGCATCGACCACGGGATGCGTGTGCGGTTCAACCCACTGGCCCTCCTGCTGGACTCCTCTCTGGAGGGTGAATACGACCTGGTCCAAAGAATCATATACGAC GTGGACGACCCCAGTATGCCCAACGATGAGGGCATCACGGCTTTGCATAATGCCGTTTGCGCTGGACACACGGAAATCGTGAAGTTCCTGGTGCAGTTTGGAGTGAACATGAATGCTGCGGATAGTGATGGATG GACTCCCCTACATTGTGCCGCCTCTTGTAATAACGTGCAGGTGTGTAAGTTCCTGGTGGAGTCCGGAGCTGCTATTTACGCCATGACATACAGCGACTTGCAGACGGCAGCCGATAAGTGCGAGGAGATGGAGGAAGGCTATGCCCAGTGCTCCCAGTTTCTCTACG GTGTGCAGGAGAAGATGGGCATCATGAACAGGGGGGTAGTTTATGCCCTGTGGAAGTACGATGCCGAGTCTCCGGACGAGTTGTCGTTTAAAGAGGGAGACTGTCTGACGGTCCTAAGAAGAGAAGACGACGAAGAGACTGAGTGGTGGTGGGCGAGATGTGCCGACAACGAGGGCTATATACCTCGCAATCTGCTCGGG CTGTATCCAAGAATCAAGCCCCGACAGAGAAGCCTCGCGTAA
- the cbx6a gene encoding chromobox protein homolog 6a isoform X1: protein MELTAIGDQVFAAEAILKSRVRKGHIEYLVKWKGWALKHSTWEPEANILDDRLIAAFEQKEREQELYGPKKRGPKPKNFLMKARAQAGETPRSSKPRRAPPCTTARPPPSASAPPSSSASSVDPPRPSSSSSYSTAPTPRVHSLAAAHKLKKDIHRCHRMSRRTLPRPDPMANPFSSRPPISPFSETVRILNRKVKPREVKRGRIILNLKVIDKSESGGVASRRTPQMYGGRAKIPSRNRIIGKRQGELPYRPFQNPMKMLGFPMYGQPFGLHPGGSLSSTTNEGSDARSNRTGGSQSTQKFQNQPPPSPSSSSKSNGSSPSLSHKQPHAETSSPTKASSQAYASSSPPSEDEGQGSPNPPTSRGGKRNLRRRPQAARASTAQVSDRTTASLPEENRASKEGDPDWRPDVAPSRANVVVTDVTTNLLTVTIKEFCHSGEGFESPTSPTPSVS, encoded by the exons GGTCATATCGAGTACCTGGTTAAGTGGAAAGGTTGGGCATTGAA ACACAGCACGTGGGAACCAGAGGCGAACATTCTGGATGATCGACTCATCGCAGCCTTCGAGCAGAA GGAACGGGAGCAAGAACTTTACGGCCCGAAGAAACGTGGACCTAAACCAAAAAACTTTTTAATGAAG GCACGAGCACAAGCGGGTGAAACACCTCGAAGCTCAAAACCCCGGCGTGCTCCACCTTGCACTACTGCGAGACCACCCCCTTCTGCGAGTGCACCTCCTTCATCTTCTGCGAGTTCAGTGGATCCTCCGCGGCCTTCATCGTCATCATCCTACTCTACGGCTCCAACCCCCAGGGTTCACTCCCTAGCTGCTGCTCACAAACTGAAGAAGGACATCCACCGGTGCCACAGGATGTCTCGTCGAACTTTGCCGCGACCTGACCCCATGGCCAACCCCTTCTCATCCCGTCCTCCCATCTCGCCTTTCTCTGAAACGGTCCGCATCCTCAACCGCAAGGTCAAACCGCGGGAGGTCAAGCGAGGTCGTATAATCTTGAACCTGAAGGTCATCGACAAATCTGAAAGCGGTGGCGTGGCCAGTAGAAGGACGCCGCAGATGTATGGAGGACGGGCGAAAATCCCATCCCGGAATCGTATAATAGGGAAAAGGCAAGGGGAATTGCCCTACAGGCCATTCCAGAATCCTATGAAAATGTTGGGCTTCCCTATGTATGGACAACCTTTTGGGCTTCATCCCGGTGGGTCATTATCTTCCACGACCAATGAAGGGTCGGATGCCAGAAGCAATCGGACAGGCGGTAGCCAGTCGACTCAGAAGTTTCAGAACCAGCCTCCACCTTCTCCATCCAGCTCCAGCAAATCTAACGGCAGCTCTCCTTCACTTTCTCACAAACAGCCCCATGCCGAAACGTCTTCTCCGACTAAAGCGAGCTCCCAAGCCTACGCTTCATCGTCTCCACCTTCCGAGGACGAAGGCCAGGGCTCTCCGAATCCGCCCACGTCTCGAGGTGGAAAGCGAAACCTTCGTCGACGCCCCCAAGCTGCTCGGGCTTCTACTGCTCAGGTTAGTGACCGCACTACCGCTTCACTTCCTGAGGAAAATAGGGCGTCAAAAGAGGGGGACCCTGACTGGCGTCCCGATGTGGCACCCAGCCGTGCCAACGTAGTCGTGACCGACGTCACCACAAATCTTCTTACTGTTACCATCAAGGAATTCTGCCATTCAGGAGAGGGTTTTGAGAGCCCAACCTCCCCCACCCCATCTGTCTCGTGA
- the cbx6a gene encoding chromobox protein homolog 6a isoform X2: MELTAIGDQVFAAEAILKSRVRKGHIEYLVKWKGWALKHSTWEPEANILDDRLIAAFEQKEREQELYGPKKRGPKPKNFLMKARAQAGETPRSSKPRRAPPCTTARPPPSASAPPSSSASSVDPPRPSSSSSYSTAPTPRVHSLAAAHKLKKDIHRCHRMSRRTLPRPDPMANPFSSRPPISPFSETVRILNRKVKPREVKRGRIILNLKVIDKSESGGVASRRTPQMYGGRAKIPSRNRIIGKRQGELPYRPFQNPMKMLGFPMYGQPFGLHPGGSLSSTTNEGSDARSNRTGGSQSTQKFQNQPPPSPSSSSKSNGSSPSLSHKQPHAETSSPTKASSQAYASSSPPSEDEGQGSPNPPTSRGGKRNLRRRPQAARASTAQ, translated from the exons GGTCATATCGAGTACCTGGTTAAGTGGAAAGGTTGGGCATTGAA ACACAGCACGTGGGAACCAGAGGCGAACATTCTGGATGATCGACTCATCGCAGCCTTCGAGCAGAA GGAACGGGAGCAAGAACTTTACGGCCCGAAGAAACGTGGACCTAAACCAAAAAACTTTTTAATGAAG GCACGAGCACAAGCGGGTGAAACACCTCGAAGCTCAAAACCCCGGCGTGCTCCACCTTGCACTACTGCGAGACCACCCCCTTCTGCGAGTGCACCTCCTTCATCTTCTGCGAGTTCAGTGGATCCTCCGCGGCCTTCATCGTCATCATCCTACTCTACGGCTCCAACCCCCAGGGTTCACTCCCTAGCTGCTGCTCACAAACTGAAGAAGGACATCCACCGGTGCCACAGGATGTCTCGTCGAACTTTGCCGCGACCTGACCCCATGGCCAACCCCTTCTCATCCCGTCCTCCCATCTCGCCTTTCTCTGAAACGGTCCGCATCCTCAACCGCAAGGTCAAACCGCGGGAGGTCAAGCGAGGTCGTATAATCTTGAACCTGAAGGTCATCGACAAATCTGAAAGCGGTGGCGTGGCCAGTAGAAGGACGCCGCAGATGTATGGAGGACGGGCGAAAATCCCATCCCGGAATCGTATAATAGGGAAAAGGCAAGGGGAATTGCCCTACAGGCCATTCCAGAATCCTATGAAAATGTTGGGCTTCCCTATGTATGGACAACCTTTTGGGCTTCATCCCGGTGGGTCATTATCTTCCACGACCAATGAAGGGTCGGATGCCAGAAGCAATCGGACAGGCGGTAGCCAGTCGACTCAGAAGTTTCAGAACCAGCCTCCACCTTCTCCATCCAGCTCCAGCAAATCTAACGGCAGCTCTCCTTCACTTTCTCACAAACAGCCCCATGCCGAAACGTCTTCTCCGACTAAAGCGAGCTCCCAAGCCTACGCTTCATCGTCTCCACCTTCCGAGGACGAAGGCCAGGGCTCTCCGAATCCGCCCACGTCTCGAGGTGGAAAGCGAAACCTTCGTCGACGCCCCCAAGCTGCTCGGGCTTCTACTGCTCAG TGA